In one Silene latifolia isolate original U9 population chromosome 10, ASM4854445v1, whole genome shotgun sequence genomic region, the following are encoded:
- the LOC141607634 gene encoding protein FAR-RED ELONGATED HYPOCOTYL 3-like codes for MFDDRHHWIPTYHRDLALGCILRTTQRSESTNSFFKRYENHFGTLVEFWMRFQTAMDQQRYTRRCDDYNSNHSFPELKTELPIEKHGAIIYTHAVFKVFQEEVMAADSCGVDDFEKEEHVRIIHAYCVGVQGQRNWANTKQIHCRSLDSNGNVIEDSYMATSYNSHLCNVWSEFRQIVGVLKTLPAEHTEELASLLVEFRQKLCIEPLTKDQEMEILMGCSSSSEVTIHPPEQARNKGSGKRLK; via the exons aTGTTCGACGACAGACACCATTGGATTCCTACCTACCATCGTGACCTTGCCTTGGGCTGCATATTAAGAACAACACAGCGATCAGAAAGTACAAATTCGTTTTTCAAGCGCTATGAGAATCACTTTGGTACACTGGTCGAATTTTGGATGAG GTTCCAAACTGCTATGGACCAGCAGCGCTATACACGaaggtgcgatgattataacagcAACCACTCATTCCCTGAGCTTAAGACAGAATTACCTATAGAAAAGCATGGCGCTATTATATACACACATGCTGTGTTCAAGGTGTTTCAAGAAGAAGTAATGGCTGCCGATTCATGTGGTGTTGATGACTTTGAGAAGGAGGAGCATGTGCGCATAATTCAT GCATATTGTGTGGGTGTACAAGGGCAAAGGAATTGGGCGAATACCAAGCAAATACATTGTAGATC GCTTGATTCGAATGGGAATGTCATTGAGGATTCATATATGGCTACGTCATATAACAGTCATTTGTGCAACGTATGGTCAGAGTTCCGTCAGATAGTTGGTGTTCTCAAAACTTTACCTGCTGAGCACACGGAAGAGTTAGCATCCCTCCTAGTTGAGTTCCGGCAGAAGTTATGTATTGAACCGCTTACAAAAGACCAAGAGATGGAGATTCTGATGGGCTGCAGCTCGTCGTCTGAAGTCACTATTCACCCTCCggaacaagcacgcaacaagggcAGCGGAAAAAGATTGAAGTAA